A genomic segment from Comamonas terrigena NBRC 13299 encodes:
- the lolA gene encoding outer membrane lipoprotein chaperone LolA, with the protein MRKMISALALSVLPLWALADGMGSLESFMKESQAGKAQFTQTVTSPGRDGQPGRTKTSSGEFQFQRPGRFSFHYTKPFEQVIVADGKTLWMLDKDLNQVTQRPQSQALASTPAAILASATDLNGLRKDFNLGNAPDADGMEWVQAEPRSSDNQLRQVRVGFAGGKLAALDIVDSFGQRSLIRFSQLQLLPSLPASTFHFTPPAGADVLKQ; encoded by the coding sequence ATGCGAAAGATGATTTCCGCCCTGGCACTGTCGGTGCTGCCACTGTGGGCCCTGGCCGATGGCATGGGCAGCCTGGAATCCTTCATGAAGGAATCCCAGGCGGGCAAGGCCCAGTTCACCCAGACGGTCACCTCCCCGGGACGGGACGGCCAGCCCGGCCGTACCAAGACCAGCAGTGGCGAGTTCCAGTTCCAGCGCCCGGGCAGGTTCAGCTTCCACTACACCAAGCCGTTCGAGCAGGTCATCGTGGCCGATGGCAAGACGCTGTGGATGCTGGACAAGGACCTGAACCAGGTCACGCAGCGCCCGCAAAGCCAGGCGCTGGCCAGCACGCCGGCGGCCATCCTGGCCTCGGCCACCGACCTGAATGGTCTGCGCAAGGACTTCAACCTGGGCAACGCCCCCGATGCCGACGGCATGGAATGGGTGCAGGCCGAGCCGCGCTCCAGCGACAACCAGCTGCGCCAGGTGCGCGTGGGCTTTGCCGGCGGCAAGCTGGCGGCACTGGACATTGTGGACAGCTTTGGCCAGCGTTCGCTGATCCGCTTCAGCCAGTTGCAGCTGCTGCCTTCGCTGCCGGCATCTACATTCCACTTCACCCCGCCGGCCGGGGCGGACGTGCTCAAGCAGTGA
- the brnQ gene encoding branched-chain amino acid transport system II carrier protein yields MTTLKTRDLMALGFMTFALFLGAGNIIFPPIVGLAAGEHLWSAAVGFLLTGVGLPLVTVVALARVGGGLQTITAPIGKVAGVLLGAAVYLTIGPLFATPRTATVSFELGVAPFVGNSPLALGAYTVLYFGLTLLLALFPGKLVDTIGKLITPVLILALVVLGGAAFLLPAGTLSASLPDYQSSSLALGQGFVQGYQTMDALAALVFGIVIVNAIKDSGIADTRLHTRYTIIAAVIAATGLGLVYVSLIYLGATSGGLVQSASTGVQILTTYVQHTFGAAGMVLLAVVILLACLTTGVGLVSACGSYFSQLLPFSYRTVVIALCVFSAVVANQGLEQLIAVAVPVLVTVYPVAIALVALSLLSGCWKHARRVYAPVMAVALLLGLLDGAKAVGLMELPAWITTLPGAAMGMAWLTPVLAMLLLAATADHLLPARSHPAQA; encoded by the coding sequence ATGACAACACTCAAGACGCGGGACCTGATGGCCCTCGGCTTCATGACGTTTGCGCTGTTTCTGGGCGCAGGCAACATCATCTTCCCCCCCATCGTCGGTCTGGCCGCAGGTGAACACCTGTGGAGCGCCGCCGTGGGCTTTCTACTCACCGGCGTGGGCTTGCCGCTGGTCACCGTGGTGGCGCTGGCCCGCGTGGGCGGCGGCCTGCAGACCATCACCGCCCCCATCGGCAAGGTGGCCGGCGTGCTGCTGGGCGCCGCCGTGTACCTGACCATCGGCCCGCTGTTTGCCACGCCGCGCACGGCCACCGTGTCGTTCGAGCTGGGCGTGGCGCCCTTCGTGGGCAACAGCCCGCTGGCGCTGGGGGCCTACACCGTGCTGTACTTTGGCCTGACCCTGCTGCTGGCCCTGTTCCCCGGCAAGCTGGTGGACACCATCGGCAAGCTGATCACCCCGGTGCTGATCCTCGCCCTGGTGGTGCTGGGGGGCGCGGCCTTCTTGCTGCCCGCCGGCACGCTGTCGGCCAGCCTGCCCGATTACCAGAGCAGCAGCCTGGCCCTGGGCCAGGGCTTTGTGCAGGGCTACCAGACCATGGACGCACTGGCCGCACTGGTGTTCGGCATCGTCATCGTCAACGCCATCAAGGACAGCGGCATCGCCGACACCCGCCTGCACACCCGCTACACCATCATTGCCGCCGTCATCGCCGCCACCGGCCTGGGCCTGGTCTATGTGTCGCTGATCTACCTGGGCGCCACCAGCGGCGGCCTGGTGCAAAGCGCCTCCACCGGCGTGCAGATCCTCACCACCTACGTGCAGCACACCTTTGGCGCCGCGGGCATGGTGCTGCTGGCCGTGGTGATTCTGCTGGCCTGCCTGACCACCGGCGTGGGCCTGGTCAGCGCCTGCGGCAGTTATTTCAGCCAGTTGCTGCCGTTTTCCTACCGCACGGTGGTGATTGCGCTGTGCGTGTTCAGCGCCGTGGTGGCCAACCAGGGCCTGGAGCAACTGATCGCCGTGGCCGTGCCGGTGCTGGTGACCGTCTACCCGGTGGCGATCGCCCTGGTGGCGCTGAGCCTGCTGTCGGGCTGCTGGAAGCATGCCCGCCGCGTCTACGCCCCGGTGATGGCCGTGGCCCTGCTGCTGGGCCTGCTGGACGGTGCCAAGGCCGTGGGCCTGATGGAGCTGCCTGCGTGGATCACCACCCTGCCCGGCGCCGCCATGGGCATGGCCTGGCTGACCCCGGTGCTGGCCATGCTGCTGCTGGCCGCCACCGCCGACCATCTGCTGCCCGCCCGCAGCCACCCAGCACAGGCCTGA
- a CDS encoding replication-associated recombination protein A, giving the protein MADLFAQEPVAPLAEALRPKTLDEVIGQSHLLVEGKPLRLAFQSGKPHSMIFWGPPGVGKTTLARLTATAFKCEFIALSAVFSGVKDIRAAMEQAQQNLSMGKHTILFVDEIHRFNKSQQDALLPYAESGLVTFIGATTENPSFEVNSALLSRAQVYVLKSLTDEELRLLLKRAQDIALGHLVFDDLATDTIIGYADGDARRFLNLLEQASTAAKASGITQITADFLQNALTLNSRRFDKGGDNFYDQISALHKSVRGSHPDAALYWLTRMLDGGADARYLARRIVRMAWEDIGLADPRAMQIANDAALTYERLGSPEGELALGQAVIYLAVAAKSNAGYNAYNQAKAFVKQDKSREVPVHLRNAPTKLMKELGYGHEYRYAHDEPNAYAAGETYLPEGIEEPGWYQPVPRGLEIKIGEKLAFLKKLDDEAGKN; this is encoded by the coding sequence ATGGCTGATCTGTTCGCACAAGAGCCTGTTGCACCACTGGCTGAGGCACTTCGTCCCAAGACCTTGGATGAGGTGATTGGGCAGTCTCACCTGCTGGTTGAAGGTAAGCCGTTGAGACTGGCTTTCCAGTCTGGGAAACCTCACTCCATGATCTTCTGGGGGCCGCCGGGTGTTGGTAAAACCACCTTGGCACGGCTCACAGCTACAGCCTTCAAGTGTGAGTTCATCGCCTTGTCTGCGGTGTTCTCTGGTGTGAAAGACATTCGTGCTGCTATGGAGCAAGCACAACAGAATCTTTCAATGGGCAAACACACAATATTGTTCGTTGATGAGATTCACAGGTTCAATAAGTCCCAACAAGATGCCCTTCTTCCCTATGCAGAAAGTGGCTTGGTGACGTTCATTGGAGCGACTACAGAGAACCCTTCTTTTGAGGTCAACTCGGCGCTGCTATCACGGGCGCAGGTCTATGTTCTCAAGTCGCTCACTGACGAAGAACTGCGGCTGCTCTTGAAGCGTGCTCAAGACATTGCCCTTGGTCATCTGGTGTTTGACGACTTGGCGACGGACACCATCATTGGGTATGCAGACGGCGACGCAAGAAGGTTCTTGAACCTGCTGGAACAGGCCAGCACGGCAGCGAAAGCTTCAGGTATCACGCAGATCACGGCTGACTTCTTGCAGAACGCTTTGACCTTGAACAGTCGGCGTTTTGACAAGGGCGGGGACAACTTCTACGACCAGATTTCTGCCTTGCATAAGTCGGTGCGCGGATCTCATCCAGACGCAGCACTCTACTGGCTCACACGCATGTTGGACGGTGGTGCAGACGCGAGGTATCTGGCACGGCGCATTGTTCGCATGGCGTGGGAAGACATTGGCTTGGCTGATCCAAGGGCCATGCAGATAGCCAACGACGCTGCCTTGACCTATGAGCGTCTGGGAAGCCCTGAAGGGGAGTTGGCCTTGGGCCAGGCTGTGATCTATCTGGCGGTAGCTGCCAAAAGCAATGCTGGGTACAACGCCTATAACCAGGCCAAGGCGTTCGTGAAGCAGGACAAGAGCCGTGAGGTGCCTGTTCACTTGAGAAATGCCCCAACAAAGCTCATGAAGGAACTCGGTTACGGTCATGAATACCGATATGCTCATGACGAACCTAACGCCTATGCTGCTGGTGAGACTTACCTTCCTGAAGGCATAGAAGAACCTGGCTGGTATCAGCCGGTTCCCAGAGGGTTGGAAATCAAGATTGGTGAGAAATTGGCTTTCCTGAAGAAGCTCGATGATGAAGCAGGAAAGAATTGA
- a CDS encoding DNA methyltransferase, giving the protein MQNLLQELTGLLSLDDRLVSEGRLMKNKVVELALNLDPLLIRHLLKSESMKSHFFSDVDGIFVFDKIKFQKFVSNKKFLPDSFTSYKNKIGLTSESEYLTDSQEVVLSWPYKDCVLEGGQDREDSVRTEIFWNETLAPDQIDRLLSPKALANFRYLGKKYGEYVEEVSAESHLLIKGNNLLSLHTLVKNYEGKVRLIYIDPPYNTNNDSFQYNDSFSHSTWLTFMRSRLEVAKKLLAPNGVIAMSIDQNEAFYLKVLGDEVFGRANFISAVTVQNNPKGRVMDRHFATSHEYILFYSKARLAEELSVRKTAEQLKKDYTEQDEDGSFRTLELRNTHREFGKHNRENLFYPIYVNPADSTVSLEKSKEYHIKVEPIWDDGFEGCWTWGTTKVELEGDLLLGRQVKGQWKIYRKSYATSDDGEAVSRKLKTIWLAKEFHTEKGQKAVDQLVGKGRFRSPKPVEMIKTIVDLATKQDSNDIVMDFFAGSGTTGQAVLELNAADSGNRVCILCEQLDYIETTTSTRLQKVAEPLGQSIIYCELAVANQAFVDAIEAAATIEDLAKIWADMQEKAFLSYRVNPRAIDESRDEFANLSLADQKRFLVEVLDKNMLYVPASEIDDQAYAIPEADKAVNKKFFG; this is encoded by the coding sequence ATGCAAAATCTACTTCAAGAACTTACAGGTTTACTCTCTTTGGATGATCGTTTGGTTTCCGAAGGTCGGCTAATGAAAAATAAAGTGGTTGAGCTTGCCTTGAATCTTGACCCCTTGTTAATTCGCCATCTTCTGAAGAGCGAGTCTATGAAGAGCCATTTCTTCTCCGATGTGGATGGAATTTTTGTTTTCGACAAAATAAAGTTTCAAAAATTCGTTAGTAACAAGAAATTTCTACCTGATAGCTTCACCTCCTACAAAAACAAGATTGGCTTGACTAGTGAAAGTGAATATCTGACGGACTCACAAGAGGTTGTTCTATCTTGGCCGTATAAGGACTGCGTTCTTGAAGGTGGCCAGGACAGGGAAGACTCTGTCAGAACGGAAATTTTTTGGAATGAAACACTAGCACCAGATCAAATTGATCGACTTTTATCTCCTAAGGCATTGGCGAATTTTAGGTATCTTGGGAAAAAATATGGTGAATATGTTGAGGAAGTAAGTGCCGAGAGTCACCTTCTCATCAAAGGAAATAATTTACTTTCTTTGCATACTCTTGTTAAAAATTATGAAGGCAAAGTGAGGCTTATTTACATTGATCCTCCTTACAACACCAATAACGATAGTTTTCAATACAACGATAGCTTCTCTCACTCAACTTGGCTGACTTTCATGAGGTCAAGGCTTGAGGTTGCAAAAAAGCTGCTTGCACCTAATGGTGTAATTGCTATGTCTATTGACCAAAATGAAGCCTTCTATTTGAAGGTTCTGGGAGATGAGGTATTCGGTCGAGCAAACTTCATCTCGGCAGTAACGGTTCAGAACAATCCAAAGGGGCGTGTTATGGATCGTCACTTTGCGACTTCACACGAGTATATTTTGTTCTACTCCAAGGCAAGGCTCGCTGAGGAGCTATCGGTTCGTAAAACTGCTGAACAGTTGAAGAAGGACTATACCGAACAGGATGAGGATGGTTCTTTTCGGACACTTGAACTTCGGAATACTCATCGTGAGTTCGGTAAACACAATCGTGAAAATCTTTTCTACCCAATCTATGTAAATCCAGCCGATAGCACGGTATCTTTGGAGAAATCTAAGGAATACCATATTAAGGTTGAACCAATATGGGATGATGGTTTTGAGGGATGTTGGACTTGGGGAACAACTAAAGTTGAGCTAGAAGGTGACTTACTCCTTGGTCGGCAAGTAAAAGGGCAATGGAAAATTTATCGTAAGAGTTATGCAACCAGTGATGATGGGGAGGCTGTTTCAAGGAAGCTTAAAACCATCTGGCTTGCTAAAGAATTTCATACCGAAAAGGGACAAAAGGCTGTAGATCAACTGGTAGGTAAAGGTAGATTTAGAAGCCCTAAACCTGTTGAAATGATTAAAACGATTGTTGACCTTGCGACAAAGCAGGACAGCAATGACATTGTCATGGATTTTTTTGCAGGAAGTGGAACTACCGGGCAGGCCGTTCTTGAGCTAAATGCTGCCGATTCTGGAAACCGAGTCTGCATTTTGTGTGAACAGTTAGATTACATTGAAACTACGACTAGCACGAGACTTCAGAAAGTGGCAGAGCCTTTGGGGCAGAGCATTATTTATTGTGAGCTTGCAGTAGCCAACCAAGCCTTCGTTGATGCCATTGAAGCGGCAGCAACAATTGAAGACCTTGCCAAAATCTGGGCAGATATGCAGGAGAAGGCTTTCTTGTCCTATCGTGTAAATCCCAGGGCTATTGATGAATCCAGGGATGAATTTGCCAACCTGAGCCTAGCTGATCAGAAGAGATTTCTTGTGGAAGTCTTGGACAAGAACATGCTCTATGTTCCTGCCTCTGAGATTGATGATCAGGCATATGCCATCCCGGAAGCGGACAAGGCAGTAAACAAAAAATTCTTCGGTTGA
- a CDS encoding DEAD/DEAH box helicase family protein, with protein MAEVKTLFQVLIEELGKRTIEGTKLPESITGNLNPQFPMRPYQERAFKFFLNYWQEAFDGKPRQNHQLLFHMATGSGKTLMMAGLISYLYERGYRNFLFFVNNSNIIEKTRDNFLNATSKKYLFSDTISFGDKRVAIKEVENFQGANGDDINIVFSTIQGLHMALNAPRENSLTYDDFEDQKIVLISDEAHHINADTKKGKEVDQEELFEIVSWEGTVERIFRANPSNVLLEFTATVDFSDENLNAKYQPKLIFDYPLKDFRKDGYSKEVKVLQADLSPIDRALQAILLSQYRRKIFEKNRQHIKPVILFKSKTIKDSQAFLEEFKEAVKRLKAESLEAIKNRSSEPVVLKIFDYLAANRISLENLIAELKEDFSEEKLISVNSKEDSEVKQLAVNSLETNEYRAVFAVDKLNEGWDVLNLFDIVRLYDTRDSKGGKIGKTTMSEAQLIGRGARYCPFQLTGDQPLFGRKYDSDLDNELRICEELFYHSAYNPKYIQELNTALQEIGLKPKETRERKVHLKKSFKDTPLYKAGHIFLNGRDKYNREDIDGLDSSIINQTHKVSLRTGYTKSFVAFEAPDRDKGADKSSMDYSLKDFGAAIVRKAIQRIEFYEFSNLKVHLPKLTSVQEFITSEKYLGRVKVEVSGLPEQIKNLTPDEKLDATIQALTAIAEVIASDKIEYKGSKKFVPRMVRDVFSDKTLNFMVDDGGDKEFGRSMNDPAETAYHLDLSTRAWFAFDDCFGTSEEKLLIKYIDKRYAELSKVYSEAYLIRNEKHFKLYAFEDGRPLEPDFVLYLIGKEKTDTMHYQVFIEPKGGHLLKADEWKEKFLVGIKENFQIEQLFSNKKHVAWGLPFYNSTERMPEFEAAFDSLVS; from the coding sequence ATGGCAGAGGTAAAAACTCTCTTCCAAGTTCTCATAGAAGAACTTGGAAAACGAACAATTGAAGGAACGAAGTTGCCAGAGTCCATTACTGGCAACCTGAATCCTCAATTCCCAATGCGTCCTTATCAAGAGCGAGCCTTTAAGTTCTTTTTGAACTACTGGCAAGAAGCTTTTGATGGCAAACCTCGTCAAAATCACCAGCTATTGTTCCACATGGCAACCGGTAGCGGTAAGACTCTGATGATGGCTGGCCTCATCTCGTATCTCTATGAGAGGGGCTATCGTAACTTCCTGTTCTTCGTCAATAACAGCAACATCATTGAGAAGACCAGGGACAACTTCCTTAATGCCACCTCAAAGAAATACTTGTTCTCCGACACTATCAGCTTCGGAGATAAGCGAGTGGCCATCAAAGAAGTGGAAAACTTCCAAGGTGCGAACGGTGACGATATAAACATCGTCTTCTCAACCATTCAGGGCTTGCATATGGCTTTGAATGCGCCACGAGAAAATAGTCTCACCTATGACGATTTTGAGGATCAGAAGATTGTTCTGATTTCAGATGAAGCCCACCATATCAATGCTGATACGAAGAAGGGCAAGGAAGTAGATCAGGAAGAGCTATTTGAGATAGTTTCGTGGGAAGGAACGGTTGAACGGATCTTCCGTGCCAATCCTTCCAATGTGCTGCTTGAATTTACTGCCACAGTGGATTTCAGCGATGAGAACCTGAATGCTAAGTATCAGCCTAAGCTCATCTTTGACTATCCATTGAAGGACTTCCGCAAGGATGGCTACTCCAAGGAGGTCAAGGTTCTTCAAGCGGACTTGTCACCCATTGACAGAGCCCTTCAAGCTATTTTGCTAAGTCAGTATCGTCGTAAGATTTTTGAGAAGAATAGGCAGCACATCAAGCCTGTGATCCTCTTCAAATCAAAGACCATCAAAGATAGCCAAGCCTTCCTGGAAGAGTTCAAGGAAGCGGTGAAGAGGCTCAAAGCTGAATCCCTTGAGGCGATCAAGAATCGTAGCAGTGAGCCGGTGGTTCTCAAAATTTTCGACTATCTTGCAGCTAACAGGATCAGCCTTGAGAATTTGATTGCAGAACTGAAGGAAGACTTCTCAGAGGAAAAGCTTATCTCGGTCAATAGCAAAGAAGACTCTGAGGTAAAGCAGCTTGCGGTGAACTCGTTGGAAACCAACGAGTATCGGGCCGTCTTTGCAGTGGATAAATTGAATGAAGGTTGGGATGTTCTCAACCTCTTTGACATTGTTCGCCTGTATGACACACGAGATAGCAAAGGAGGGAAGATCGGTAAGACCACCATGAGCGAAGCCCAATTGATTGGGCGTGGTGCTCGTTACTGCCCCTTCCAGCTAACCGGCGATCAACCATTGTTTGGTCGTAAGTATGATTCAGATTTGGACAACGAACTTCGCATCTGTGAAGAGTTGTTCTATCACAGTGCCTACAATCCAAAATACATTCAAGAGCTAAATACTGCTCTGCAAGAGATTGGTCTGAAGCCGAAAGAAACGAGAGAGCGGAAGGTTCATCTCAAGAAGTCCTTCAAGGATACCCCCTTGTATAAGGCAGGGCACATCTTCTTGAATGGACGAGATAAATACAACCGAGAAGACATTGATGGTCTGGATAGCAGCATCATCAATCAGACTCACAAGGTTTCTCTTCGCACTGGCTACACCAAGAGCTTCGTAGCCTTTGAGGCTCCAGATAGAGACAAGGGTGCTGACAAGTCCAGCATGGACTATTCCTTGAAGGACTTTGGTGCGGCTATCGTTCGCAAGGCGATTCAGCGGATAGAGTTCTATGAGTTTTCTAACCTGAAGGTGCATTTGCCCAAGCTGACTTCAGTTCAGGAGTTCATTACCTCTGAAAAATACCTTGGCAGGGTCAAGGTAGAAGTCTCTGGGTTGCCTGAGCAAATCAAGAATCTCACCCCTGATGAGAAGCTTGATGCGACAATTCAGGCGCTGACGGCTATTGCTGAAGTGATTGCTTCGGACAAGATTGAATACAAGGGCAGCAAGAAGTTTGTGCCTCGTATGGTGCGGGATGTGTTCAGTGACAAGACCCTGAACTTCATGGTGGATGACGGTGGTGACAAGGAGTTTGGCCGGTCAATGAATGACCCGGCAGAGACTGCTTACCATCTTGATCTCAGCACCAGAGCTTGGTTTGCCTTTGATGATTGCTTTGGGACTTCTGAAGAAAAGCTTCTTATCAAGTATATTGATAAGCGGTATGCGGAACTGTCCAAAGTGTATTCAGAGGCTTATCTGATTCGGAACGAAAAGCACTTCAAGCTCTATGCATTTGAAGATGGAAGACCTCTTGAGCCAGATTTTGTTCTCTATCTGATTGGCAAGGAGAAGACAGATACGATGCACTATCAGGTCTTCATTGAGCCTAAAGGTGGTCATCTGTTGAAGGCAGATGAATGGAAAGAGAAATTCCTTGTGGGTATCAAGGAAAATTTCCAGATCGAGCAACTCTTCTCGAACAAGAAGCACGTAGCATGGGGCCTGCCGTTCTACAACAGCACAGAGAGAATGCCAGAGTTTGAAGCAGCATTTGACAGTCTTGTGTCCTGA